A portion of the Synergistaceae bacterium genome contains these proteins:
- the galU gene encoding UTP--glucose-1-phosphate uridylyltransferase GalU encodes MSVNKCLFPVAGLGTRFLPVTKEIAKEMLPLVNRPIISYGVEEALASGCGEIIMITGRAKRSIENYFDRSFELEELLASRGKTQLRDMIISISEMAEILYIRQREPLGLGHAVLCGEPVCKGEYFGVILPDDVFIHEEPVLYQLIKVHERLGGSVVALEQVELENVSRYGIVSGTETEPGIFRIDDMVEKPSLQDAPSNYAIMGRYVLSPNVFPILREQGKGAGGEIQLTDALRTLAKSEPVWGVVYKGRRFDCGTQKGWLSANIQIALDDRELRSVVLEAVNGR; translated from the coding sequence ATGAGCGTAAACAAGTGCCTTTTCCCCGTCGCCGGACTGGGAACGAGGTTTCTGCCCGTAACTAAGGAGATCGCCAAAGAGATGCTTCCCCTCGTCAACAGGCCGATAATCTCTTACGGCGTTGAGGAGGCCTTAGCGTCAGGGTGCGGTGAAATCATCATGATAACGGGGCGTGCAAAACGTTCGATCGAGAACTACTTTGACCGTTCGTTCGAGCTTGAGGAGCTTCTGGCTTCGCGTGGCAAGACGCAGCTTCGGGACATGATAATCAGCATCTCGGAGATGGCGGAGATACTCTACATCCGGCAGCGTGAACCGTTAGGTCTCGGACACGCAGTTCTTTGCGGAGAGCCGGTGTGCAAGGGAGAATACTTCGGAGTGATTCTGCCTGATGATGTGTTCATCCACGAAGAGCCGGTACTCTATCAGCTCATCAAGGTGCACGAGCGTTTAGGCGGGAGCGTTGTTGCCCTCGAGCAGGTAGAGCTGGAGAACGTTTCGCGTTACGGCATCGTGTCGGGCACGGAGACAGAGCCGGGCATCTTCAGGATTGACGACATGGTCGAGAAGCCCAGCCTTCAGGACGCGCCGAGCAACTATGCCATCATGGGACGGTATGTGCTTTCGCCGAACGTGTTTCCGATTCTGAGGGAGCAGGGCAAGGGAGCAGGCGGAGAGATTCAGCTCACGGATGCACTGCGGACGCTGGCCAAGTCTGAGCCTGTCTGGGGGGTTGTCTACAAGGGCAGACGCTTCGACTGCGGGACACAGAAGGGCTGGCTGAGTGCGAACATTCAGATAGCACTTGATGACCGGGAACTTCGGAGCGTTGTGCTTGAAGCTGTGAACGGCAGGTGA
- a CDS encoding phosphoglucosamine mutase — protein sequence MRERKLFGTDGVRDLANTGRMTPETALKLGRAFIKFNHASTVVVGCDTRRSCDMLCSALMAGMTSEGAKVCRVGIAPTPGVSFAIRMIKADGGAVISASHNPAEYNGIKFLGPDGCKLSDDEELAIEDLIDAEPNHSGNTGIICDISEITRFYAEQRASLLKPEAAIDGTAFDCANGASSLTVPVMIKHTPFSRLNTHVIAEDFDFMNINKDCGVMHMDNLTSYVKANGLAMGFAFDGDADRVLACDGKGRIIDGDIMLWVLGRWLKRRGNNKVVVTVMSNMALEAHLAKEGIETLRCPVGDRYVLETMRESGAGLGGEQSGHIIATKFTATGDGLCTAMLFLNAVHALKEDVSTLVDRFGRYPQKLTNITLTRPREQVDMKAVDEIVREHTVKDGRIFVRTSGTEPLLRILVEAPEKETVEKLSDLLASKLEELC from the coding sequence TTGAGAGAACGTAAACTATTCGGAACAGACGGGGTAAGAGACCTCGCGAACACAGGAAGGATGACCCCAGAAACTGCCCTGAAACTTGGCCGGGCATTCATCAAGTTCAATCATGCCAGCACAGTAGTTGTAGGCTGCGACACCCGCCGTTCCTGCGATATGCTGTGCAGTGCATTGATGGCCGGCATGACTTCGGAAGGTGCTAAAGTGTGCCGCGTCGGCATAGCCCCCACACCTGGCGTGAGCTTCGCAATAAGGATGATAAAAGCCGACGGAGGAGCGGTAATCAGTGCCTCCCACAACCCAGCAGAGTACAACGGCATAAAGTTTCTGGGCCCGGACGGGTGCAAGCTCTCTGATGATGAGGAACTCGCGATAGAGGATCTCATTGACGCAGAGCCGAACCATTCCGGCAATACCGGCATTATATGCGACATTTCGGAAATCACGCGCTTCTACGCCGAGCAGAGAGCCTCACTCCTGAAGCCTGAAGCTGCCATCGACGGCACAGCCTTTGACTGCGCAAACGGTGCAAGCTCCCTCACCGTACCCGTAATGATTAAGCACACGCCCTTTTCACGCCTGAATACCCACGTAATCGCAGAGGATTTCGACTTCATGAACATCAACAAAGATTGCGGGGTTATGCACATGGACAACCTCACAAGTTACGTCAAAGCCAACGGGCTGGCTATGGGCTTTGCGTTCGACGGGGACGCTGACAGGGTACTTGCCTGCGACGGTAAGGGCAGGATAATTGACGGCGACATCATGCTGTGGGTGCTCGGCCGGTGGCTGAAGAGGCGGGGCAACAACAAGGTAGTAGTTACAGTGATGAGCAACATGGCACTAGAAGCACATCTCGCGAAGGAAGGCATCGAGACGCTGAGGTGTCCTGTGGGGGACAGGTACGTGCTAGAAACTATGCGTGAATCAGGAGCAGGTCTCGGCGGCGAACAGTCCGGGCACATAATCGCGACGAAGTTCACCGCGACGGGCGACGGCCTGTGCACAGCGATGCTCTTCCTGAATGCCGTTCACGCCCTCAAGGAAGACGTGTCGACGCTGGTTGACCGCTTCGGACGTTACCCTCAGAAGCTCACGAACATAACCCTCACTCGTCCGCGCGAACAGGTAGACATGAAGGCAGTAGACGAGATTGTGCGTGAACACACTGTGAAGGACGGGAGAATTTTCGTCCGTACATCAGGAACTGAACCGCTGTTGAGGATTCTTGTTGAAGCTCCTGAGAAGGAGACTGTGGAGAAATTATCTGACCTTCTGGCCTCGAAGCTGGAAGAGTTATGTTAG
- the cdaA gene encoding diadenylate cyclase CdaA, giving the protein MWSDVRSVIDIAIVSFIIYRILVLMVGTRAVQLMKGVFILAAISAAASFLRLRLLSWFIGNALLALSFAVPIVFQPELRKMLEELGKGQFYLLKRQMTDDEAEVRIKQIAGALNYLKANKIGALLVFQKEVGLGDYYNTAIQLNASITQELLISIFWINNPLHDGAVILDKYRLIAGGCYLPLADAPEISRWFGTRHRAALGITEVSDAMVFVVSEERGEISFASKGHLSKNLKDFQVEGILRNYFEGGQIITGWRSKLKALKGIFWAEKKDTDAGGLVR; this is encoded by the coding sequence ATGTGGTCTGACGTTCGAAGCGTAATTGACATCGCGATAGTCTCATTCATCATCTATAGGATACTTGTCCTGATGGTCGGCACGCGGGCAGTCCAGCTCATGAAGGGAGTGTTCATTCTCGCGGCAATCTCGGCGGCGGCATCCTTCCTGAGGTTACGGCTGCTCTCGTGGTTCATCGGCAACGCACTTCTTGCCCTGTCGTTCGCAGTCCCGATAGTCTTCCAGCCCGAACTCCGCAAGATGCTCGAGGAACTGGGCAAGGGACAATTCTACCTGCTGAAGCGTCAGATGACCGACGACGAAGCCGAAGTCCGCATAAAGCAGATTGCCGGAGCGTTGAACTACCTCAAGGCCAACAAGATAGGCGCGCTGCTGGTGTTCCAGAAGGAAGTCGGGCTCGGTGATTACTACAACACGGCGATACAGCTCAACGCCAGCATTACGCAGGAGCTGTTAATCTCCATCTTCTGGATCAACAACCCTCTTCACGACGGAGCGGTGATTCTCGACAAGTACCGCCTCATTGCTGGAGGGTGCTACCTTCCGCTTGCAGATGCTCCCGAAATTTCGCGGTGGTTCGGCACGAGGCACAGGGCAGCACTCGGAATCACCGAAGTGTCTGACGCGATGGTCTTCGTGGTCAGCGAGGAACGCGGGGAAATCTCCTTTGCCTCTAAAGGCCACCTCTCGAAGAACCTCAAGGACTTTCAGGTTGAGGGCATACTCAGGAACTACTTTGAGGGCGGACAGATCATCACCGGCTGGCGGTCGAAGCTCAAGGCGTTGAAGGGTATTTTCTGGGCAGAGAAGAAGGATACAGACGCAGGAGGTCTCGTGAGATGA